One Microbacterium marinum genomic window, TCGTGCTGTCGCAGGTGCCACCGGCTGCCGACGTCCTGCTGTGCTGGGAGTGCGCGAGCGGCCATCGGTTCGCGGCGACCCCCACCGAGCAGCGCAACCGGCCCGGACGGCGGCGCCGGCGATCCGCCTGGTGCCCGGAGTGCACCGCCCTGGCGCTGCCTCCCGTCGTCGTTCTCGGCGAAGCGCGCCCGGTGGCTCGGGCGGCGCCGGTGCGGGCACCCGACGTGTGCGAGAAGACACCGGATCTACCCGTCGGCGAGCCGTTCGCGAGCACGTGCGCGCCGGCGCCGGCCTCGGCGGCGGAGGAACGGCTCCGCGCGAACCTCACCGAGCGACTGCTCTTCACGCCGGGGGTGAATGCCGTGCGGGTCGCGCGTCCGTTCTTCCGGCACCGCGAGGTGTGGCCGGACATCCTGCTGCCCGAGCTTCGCATCGCCGTCGAGTACGACACCATCGGTCGCCACGGACTCGAGCACGTCGGCCGCAGACGCACGTCGGATCTGCGCAAGGATGCGCTACTCCGGGCCGCGGGGTGGGAGGTCGTCCGGCTGCGGACAGGGCCGCTCGAGCCGCTCGGACCTCACGATCTGCAGGTCGGCGGGATCAGCGGTCGCGCGCTCGACCGACTGATCGACGCGCTCCGCGGCATCCGCGGAGACCTCATCGTCAACGCTTACCTGCGCTGACCGCGCTCGGGCGCGCGCCGAGTGTAGACCTCGAGGACGAGCCGGATCCGGCCGCCGCGAACGCGCTTCAGGAAGGTCTCGGCGGCCAGTTCGGCGACATCGACGCGACGTTCGGCCGCATGTCCTGACGGCGATTTCGTATCGTGGCGGTATGACGATCGCAACGGCAGACCTCTACGACGAGCGCGGCGATGACCTCGACTCGGTGTCGACGCAGTTCCTCGACCTGGGTGGACGTGAGGCCTTCGACGGGCCGGTCCGCACCATCAGGTGCCACCGTGACAACGGACTCGTCAAACAGATCCTCGCCACTGCGGGCGAGGGAGCCGTGCTGGTCGTGGACGGCGGCGGATCGCTGGCGTCGGCGTTGATGGGCGACCTCATCGCCGCGTCAGCGGTGCGCTGCGGATGGGCGGGCGTGATCATCGTCGGCGCCGTCCGAGACCGGGCGGCCCTGGCTGAGCTCCCCCTCGGGATCAAGGCCCTCGGGTCGAACCCCCGCAAGAGCGCGAAGGACGGGGTCGGGGAGGTCGACGTGCCCATCCGGATCGGTGATGTCACGGTGCATCCGGGCAGACACCTCTGGGCCGACCGCGACGGCATCCTCGTCGAGCGGTGACCGACGCCGTCGTCCCGCCGGGCCCGAAGGCACAGCGGGACGGTGGCCACGATGGGACGACGCTCGGAGGTGCGCGTCAGCGCTTGAGCGCCTCCGCGAGCTTCACGCGCGCCCCCATCCGCAGAAGCGAGTTCTCGTAGATCTTCGCGCCGACGAGGATCGCCGCCACGCATGTCACCAGCATCACGACCAGGGCCAGCAGCGGCTCCCACCACTGCGCTTCGCCGACGAAGATGCGAACCGGCATGCCCACGGGGGCCGAGAACGGCACGTACGACATGATCGTGAGCACCACCGGGTTGTCGTTGAAGAAGATGACCAGGAAGTACGGCGCCATCACGAGGTAGGTGAGCGGCGTGATCGTGGCGCCGATGTCCTCCTGTCGGGAGACCATCGCCCCGGCCGCTGCGAACAGCGCCGCCAGCAGCACGAACCCGAACAGGAAGAACACCGCGAACCAGGCGATCGGGCCGCCGAGACCCGCCAACAGGAACTCCTGCCCGGTCACCGTGAGCCCCACGGTCGCGATCGCGGCGATGCCGACGATCTGGCCCATCGCGAGGATCGTGTTGCCGAGCACCTTGCCCGCCAACAGGGCGCGGGTCGGGATCGCCGAGATGAGCAGCTCCACCACACGGGTCTGCTTCTCCTCGACGACACTCGTCGCGATGGTCGTGCCGAAGGTGAACGCCGCGGCGAAGAAGACGCCGCCGAAGGCGATCGCGATGATGTAGCGCAAGAAGCCGTCGGTGCCCTCGGGCTCGAGGATCTCCACCTCGGGTGCGATGCTCAGGGCCTGCAGCAACGTCGTCGACGGTGCGTCCTCGAAGACCACCGTGAAGCCCAGGGGGTCGGCGCCGCCGGGGACGATCGCGGCATCGACATCGCCGCTGCGGACCAGCTCGCGGGCCTCCTCCGCGTCGGCCGCGTCGGTCACGTCGAACCCGTCGAGCCCCTCGACGGCGCTCGCCGTCTCGGGGGTCACCGCGAGCGGGGTGCGGCTGTCGGACTGCGCCGCGAAGCCCGCCCACAGGACCGCGGCGAGCACCAGGGCGAACATCACCGCAGTGGAAATGAGGAAGGACTTCGCGCGCAGCTTGGAGCCGAGCTCGCGCTCGGTGACCAGCCAGACGCTCTGACCGAAGGACGGGGAGGAGACGGACGCGTTCACTGGATGACCTCCGTGAAGATCTGGGCGAGGGTGGGACGGCGCGGCGCGAAACTGGTCACGTCGCCGGCGGCGACCGCGCGCTGAAGGACGCGCTGCACGGTCTGGTCGGAATCGGCCTCGAAGACCGCGTAGCCGCCGTCGAAGTCGACGACCTCCACACCGGGCTCAGTGCGCAGCCATCCGGCATCCGATGCCGAGACGAGCTCATAGCGGCGGGTGGCGTGCTCCGCGCGAAGGCCGTCGCGCGTTCCCGCCGCGCGGATCGTGCCGCTGGCGATGATCACGAGGTCGTCGCAGAGACGCTCGACGACATCGAGCTGGTGCGACGAGAAGAGCACCGAGGTGCCCTGCGCCGCGCGGGTCTGCAAGACGTTCGCGACCACATCGACGGCGAGCGGGTCGAGGCCCGAGAACGGCTCGTCGAGGATGAGCACCTCGGGGTCGTGCACGAGCGCCGCGGCGATCTGCGCGCGCTGCTGATTGCCGAGCGAGAGGGTCTCGACGTTGTCGCCGAGCCGCTCGCCGAGCCCCAGCTCCTCGAGGAGGGTGGTGGCGCGCGCGGTGGCATCCGGCTTCGAGAAGCCGTGCAGCCGGGCGAGGTAGACGATGTGCTCGAGCACCTTCATCTTCGGGTACAGGCCGCGCTCCTCGGGCATGTACCCGAACCGGCGGCGGTCGGCCGTGGTGACAGGCGTGCCGTTCAGGGTGACGTCGCCACCGTCGCGGGCGAGGACGCCGAGGATGATGCGCATCGTGGTCGTCTTGCCGGCGCCGTTCCCGCCGACGAAGCCCGTCAGCCGGCCGGGCGCGACGTCGAAGGTGACGTCGTCGAGCACCCGGCGGGTGCCGTAGTTCTTCGTGATGCCGCTCAGATGGAGCATCCGATCCTCCTGCTCGTCGTGGGGCCGCACGTCGCGTCCTCATCTGGTTCCACGCTAGGGATCGTCCGCGCGCCGGACCTCCCCCCGACGGGTGATCTCCGATCCCCCTCCTGAGACGGAGACGGGCGCGGCTGACGCCCGATTACATGCACGGGAATGCGTATCGTCGACGGTGTGTTGGGGTGGGAGTGGATGCCGCGACCCGTGGCATCCGTCCGCTCGACCCTGGAGGATTCATGACCGACCGCACGATCGGCTACATCGTCGGCAGCATCTCGTCGACCTCGATCAACCGCAAGCTCGCCAAGGCGCTGGAGCGCCTCGCCCCCGAAGGCACGACGCTCGTGGAGATCCCGATCAAGGACCTGCCGTTCTATTCGGTCGACCACGACGGCGCCTTCCCCCAGGTGGCCGTGGACTTCAAGCAGGCCATCGCCGACGTCGACGGCGTCATCATCGTCACGCCCGAGTACAGCCGCTCGATCCCCGGCGTGCTCAAGAACGCCCTCGACTGGGCCGCCCGCCCCTACGGCCAGGGCTCCTTCGACGGCAAGCCGACCGCCGTGATCGGCACCTCCGGCAGCGGCATCGGCACCGCCGCCGCACAGCAGCACCTCAAGGCTGTGCTGAGCCACTTCAACGCCCCGACCCTGGGTCAGCCCGAGGGCTACGTGCAGAGCACGCCCGGCCTCTTCTCTGAGGACGGCGAAGTGTCGAACGACGAGACCGCCGGCTTCCTCGTCGGCTACCTCGAGGCCTTCAACGCCCTCGTCGACCGCTACGCCAAGGTTTCCGCGTCGCTCTGACCCGACACCAGACGAACGGCCCCGCCCCGGTTCCCGGGAGCGGGGCCGTTTCGCGTGGTGTCAGGTCAACCCGTGGCGGTGGGCGTAGACGACGGCTGCGACGCGGTCGCGGGCGCCGAGCTTCTGCAGCACGTTCGAGACGTGCGTCTTGACCGTCGCCTCGCCGATGAAGAGGGTCTGCGCGATCTCGCCGTTGCTCATTGCCTGCGCCAGGAGGCGGAGGACCTCGGTCTCGCGATCGGTCAGCTCGACGGCGGGGGCGGGCGCGGTCTCCGCCGTGCGGGGGAGGGATGCCGCCGGCGCCGGGTCCGTCGTGGGTGCCGGCGCCGAGGCGAAGCGCTCGATGACGCGTCGCGTGACCGCCGGGGCCAGCAGCGCGTCGCCGTCGTGCGCCACGCGGACGGCGTGGGTGAGTTCCTCCGGGCCGGCGTTCTTCAGCAGAAAGCCGCTGGCTCCGGCCGCGAGGGCCTGGAACAGGTAGTCGTCGCGGTCGAACGTCGTCACGATCACGACGGCGGCGGTGATCGCTTCGTCGGCGACGATGCGGCGAGTCGCCTCGAGTCCGTCCATGTCGGGCATCTGCACGTCCATGCAGATGACGTCGGGGTGGAGGGTGGATGCCGCGGCGATCGCCGCCACCCCGTCGCCAGCTTCGCCGACGACCTCGATGTCGCCGGCGGCCTCGAGGATCATCCGGAATCCGGCGCGCATGACCGCGTGGTCGTCGACCAGCAGAACCCGGATCATGCGTCGCCCCCGCCGCCGCCGTCGACGGATGCCGCGGCTGCCATCACCGCGGCATCCGCCCCGGTGTCACCGCCCTGTTGCGGCGCGCCGACCGGCACCCGAGCGCGCACGAGGAACCCGCCCCGGTCGCGTGCCCTCGCCTCGAGGGTTCCCCCGGATGCCGCCGCACGCTCACGCATGCCGACGAGCCCGAGCCCGGCGCGGCCGGACAGAGGAGCACGGCCGGTGTTCGACACCTCGAGCTCGATGCCGTCGCCGTCGTAACGGACACGGAGATCGGCGGTCGCCCCCGGCCCGCCGTGACGGCGCGCGTTCGTCAGCGCCTCTTGCGCGATGCGGTACAGGTTCACCTGCACGAGCTCCGAACTCGACACCGGTTCGCCGACGACCGAGAGCGTCGTCGGCAGCCCGTTCGCGTTGGCGTGTGCGACGAGGTCGGGCAGGGCGCTGAGGCGCAGCGTCGACCCGCCCGGGGCCTCCGCATCGGGCGTGCGCAGGGTCTCGAGCAGGTGGCGGAGCTCGGTGAGCGCGCCACGCGCCGACCCCTCGACACCCGCGAGCGCGGTCTTCGCGGCATCCGGATCGCGGTCGAGGACCGTGCGGGCCGCCCCGGCTTGCACCCCCATCGCCGAGACGTGGTGCGCGACGACGTCGTGAAGTTCGCGGGCGATGCGCACCCGGTCGAGGGCGACGGCCTGCGCCGCGGTGAGCTCCCGCTCCCGCTCCAGCTCGGCGGTGCGCTCCTCGAGGGCGGCGTGTTCGACCGCGCTCGCGTAGGCGCGCTCGCCGAACAGGTACGCGCCGCCGAAGAAGGCGATGTTGATGAGGAACTGCAGCATGGCGAAGGCGGCGAAGGGCGAGAACGGTCCTTCCTGCGACAGCGAGCTGTCGGATGCCGCCGACTGGAACATCGAGACGAGGAGCCAGACGAGCATCGCGATGATCACGAGGACTCGAACGAGCGCCGCGCGGCGCCGGTCCGACACCCACGCGCCGACCGTGTACATGGCGATGAACAGGGCAACGTTGCCCACGTACACCTCGGGGATCAGCAGGGAGACGCCGACGAAGTACGACGTCGCCACGGCGATGAGCACGATGCTCGGCCACCGGCGGCGGAAGGCGAGGGGGAGCGTGAGCGCCGCGGCGTACACGAAACCCCACCACAGGTCGGGGTGGTCGCCGCCGTAGATGCCCGAGACCGATCCGAGCGCCGTGCTCAGGATGCCGGCGACGAGCATGCCCGCCGCGAGCCACGCATCGTGGCGGGATTCCTCAGGGGTGACCTGACGACGCAATGACATGACGGACATCCCTCCACGCTAGAGGCGACGCCGCGGTGCGGCATCCGTCGCGTGACGGAGAAGGAGGGGGGATCGGTGTCAGAAAATCCCTGTGTCAGAAAATCATCGGGCGGTCGTCGTCAGCGTCGCCGTCCAGCTCGAGGTCGACGACCACCGGAACATGGTCGCTGGGGATCTCGCCCTTGCGCTCGTTCCGGTGGATCTCGGCGGCCACCACGGCATCGGCCAGCGCCGACGAGCCGAGGATGAAGTCGATGCGCAGGCCCTCGTTGCGGGGGAAGCGCAGCTGCTTGTAGTCCCAATAGGTGTAGCCGGTGGGAACGAGAGGGCGGACGGTGTCGGTGAGTCCGGCGTCGAGGAGCGCCTGGAACGCGGCACGCTCCTCGGGGGAGACGTGGGTCGTCACGCCCTCGACCACCGTCGGGTCGCCGTTGTCGGCATCCGTGGGAGCGATGTTGAAATCGCCGACGAGCGCGAGCGGCAGGTCGGGCTGTGCGGCGAGCGTCCGCTGCGTGTACGCGCGGAGCGCCTCGAGCCAGTGCAGCTTGTACGTGAAGTGGGGGTCGTCGAGTCCGCGGCCGTTGGGGACGTACAGGCTCCAGACCTTCACACCGTCGATGGTCGCCCCGAGCGCGCGCGCCTCCTGCGGGGCATCCGGACCCTCGTGCCCCTTCAGAAAGCCGGGCATGTCGGGGAACGCGTGCTCGACCTCGGTGATCGGGGAGCGGCTCGCGATCGCGACGCCGTTCCACTGATTGAGGCCATGCGCCTCGACGTGGTACCCGGCTTCCTCGAACGCCTCGTAGGGGAACTGCTCGGGCTTGCACTTGATCTCCTGCATCGCGAGCACGTCGATGTTCTCGCGCACGGCGAAGTCGACGGTGCGCACGACACGGGCGCGGATCGAGTTGACGTTCCAGGTGGCAAGCCGCATGCCTCCCAGCCTAGATCGGGGCCCCGACGCCTCCGGTCGTAGACTCGTCGCGTGACCGTCGCCTCCACGCCCGCACTCGAAGCCGACCGCCAGAGCCTCATCTCGCTGATCCAGGAGGAGGCCGTGTTCCACGGCGACTTCACCCTGTCGAGCGGCAAGAAGGCGTCGTACTACGTCGACATGCGCAAGCTCACGCTCGACCACCGTGCGGCTCCCGCGATCGGCCGGATCATGCTCGACCTCATCCGCGACGTCGACGGTATCGTCGCGGTCGGCGGTCTGACTCTCGGCGCCGACCCGATCGCCAACGCCGTCATGCACGAGTCGGTTCGCACCGACGCTCCGCTCGACGCGTTCGTCGTCCGCAAGGAGCCGAAGGACCACGGCCGCGGTCGTCAGGTCGAAGGCGCGGATGTCGCGGGCAAGCGCGTCGTCGTCGTCGAGGACACCTCGACCACCGGTCAGTCGGCGCTCAAGGCGGTGGAGGCGCTGCGCCGCGAGGGTGCCGAGCCCGTCGCCGTCGCCGTGATCGTCGACCGCAAGACCGGAGCTCAGGCCGCGGTCGAGGCGGAGGGTCTCACCTGGCTCGCCGCCATCGACCTCGACGACCTGGGGCTGCAGCCCCAGTAATCACCTCACTGCTCGAGGTCGTCCCAGGGGTTGCCGCCGCGATCGTCGTCGCGCCGGCGACGGACCATCTGCACGATGACGATCACGAGCGTCGTGGTCATCGTGAGGCCCACGACGGCGAACAGCAGGTTCTGTTCCAGCCCGCTCATGCGAAGCCTCCTCCACTCGGTCCCCCCACTCTGACACCGATATGTGCCGATTGCGGCATCCATTGTCGGAACCCACTGGGAAACCTCGCCCGGCCACGTGACCTCAGGGGCCCGCGAGCGTAGGGTCGAGGGGTGGCACGAGACGTGTGGGACCCCCGACATCTGCCCGATCTGAGCGGTCGCCGATACCTCGTCACGGGTTCCAACGCCGGGCTCGGATTCTTCTCGTGCCTGCAGCTCGCGGGCGCCGGAGCGCACGTCATCATGAGCGGCCGGAACCCCACTCGGCTCTCTCGAGCGCGGGCCGCGATCGTCGCCCAGGTGCCCGACGCCGACCTCGAGACGCTGGCCCTCGACACGAGTAACCTCGGCTCGGTCCGCGCGGCGGCCGCGACCGTGCGCGGGCGGGTCGGACTGAACGGCGTCCTGCTGAACGCCGGGATCGTGCACCCCCCGAAGACGCGGCAGGTGACCCTCGACGGGCACGAGCTCGTCATCGCGACGAACGCGTTGGGGCACTACGCGCTCGCCGGCGCGCTCCTGCCCGCCCTCGCCGCCGCGCGCGGCCGGATGGTGTGGCTCGGCTCGGTCTCGACGACGCTCTTCCCCTGGGATCCGACTGACCCCGAACTGGTGCACGGGTACACGCCGTGGCGGGCCTACGTGCAGTCGAAGGTCGCGACCTCGGCGCTCGGTTTCGAAGCGGATCGCCGGCTCCGGGCGGCATCCGTTCCCGTCGACAGCATCGTCGCCCACCCCGGATACTCCCTCGGCGGCCGCACCCGACGCATCGCGGGTGTGAGCGCGCCGACCCGGCGCAAGCGTCTGTTCAGCAGCCTGCAGGCGCCGATCTCGCAATCGAAGGAGCGCGGTGCATGGTCACCCGTGCGCGCGCTCGTCGACCCCGACGCCGAGGGCGGACAGTACTGGGGCCCGTCGGGCTTCATCACCGGGGCGCCCGAGCAGGTCACGCCGTCGAAGGTCACCGTCGACCCCGACGTCGGCGCCCGGGTGTGGCACTACGCGGAGCACGCCACGCGGACCGAATGGCCCTACCTCAAGGCGCGCAAGGTTCGCCTGCGCTGATCCCGCCTGGCGCCGGGTCGCTCAGGCGCTGATCCAGACGGCGGATGCCGCGGCCGCGGGCAGCTCGATCGTCGGACCGCCGTCGACCTGGACGGCGTCGCGTCCGGTCGCCGTCACCGTGTGACCCACGTCGATCCCCGCCTCCTCGAGGGCTCGGAGGAGCGACGGGTCGCGGTCGGAGACGCGGAGCACCCGGCCGGTGTGTCCGAGGGCCGCCTCGGCCAGCAGGACGAACGGCTCCCGCTCCACGGTTCCGTCGGGCGCCGGGATCGCATCGCCGTGCGGGTCGAACCGCGGGTGTCCGAGGCGCGCGTCGATCCCGGCGAGCAGGCGGTCGCTGATCGTGTGCTCGAGGACCTCCGCCTCGTCGTGCACCTCGTCCCACGCGTAGCCGAACTCCCGCACCAGCCAGGTCTCGATGAGGCGGTGTCGCCGGATCACCGACGTGGCGCGCAGCGTGCCGGCATCCGTCAGCGAGATCGGGCCGTACGGACGGTGGGAGACGAGTCCCTGGGCGGCGAGCTTCTTCACCATCTCGGTGACGCTCGAGGGCGCGAGCCCGAGCTCCGACGCGAGGATCGACGGGGTGACCGGCTGGGTCTGCCACTCGGTGTGGTGGTAGATCGTCTTCAGGTAGTCGTCGATGGTGGACGGCGAGGCGGGCACGCCCCCAGGGTATCGGCCCGCCGTCCCGGCCATGGTGACGGACGTCGTCACCCGCCGGTGAAGGTGAGCCAGAGCAGCGCGCAGTTGAGCGCGATGAGGAAGACGGATGCCGCAGCGCCGGCGACCGTGGTGAATACGCGGTTGCGGTGCGCCCCGACCACGTCGCGCCGGGCGGTGAGGACGACGAGCGGCACCAGGGCGAACGGGATGCCGAAGCTCAGCACCACCTGGCTCAGCACGAGGGCGAGGGTGGGGTCGACTCCGACGGCGAGGATCACGAGCGCCGGGACGAGGGTCACGAGTCGCCGCGCGAGGAGGGGGAGCCGCACCCGGAGGAGTCCCTGCATGATCTCGGCGCCCGCGTACGCGCCGACGGCGCTGCTGGCCAGGCCGCTCGCCAGCAGGCCGACGGCGAACAGCGTCGCGACGACCGGTCCGATGCCGCTCTGCAGCGCCGCGTACGCCCCTTCCAGGCTGTCCGTCCCGGGGATGCCCGCCAGGTTCGCCGCCGCCAGCAGGAGGATGCCGAGGTTCACCGTGCCGGCAATCGCGAGCGCGATCGTGACGTCCCATCGAGTGGCGCGGAGGAGGCGGGTGGTGGCGAGCCGCTCGGGTTGCGCTGCCTCGGCTTGCGCGGCCGCGGGCCGTGCGGGCGCGGCATCCGCCGGTCGGAAGCGGTCGCGGGCCAGCGCGCTGTGCGCGTAGATCGCGTGCGGCATGATCGTCGCGCCCAGGATGGACGCCGCCAGCAGCACGGAGTCGGCGCCCTCGAAGCGGGGGAGAAGGCCCGAGGCGACGCCCGTCGCCTCGGGCGGTCCGATGAAGACGCCGTAGCTGAAGCCGATCACGATGATCGCCATCAGGCCGATGATCACGAACTCGAAGCTGCGCGCGCCGCGGCGCGACTGGATCATCAGCAGCACGATCGAGACCGCGCCGGTGATCAGGCCTCCCCAGACGAGGGGGACGCCGAAGAGCAGCCACAGGGCGACGGCGCCGCCGATGATCTCGGCGACGTCCGTCGCCATCGCCACGAGTTCGGCCTGCACCCAGTACAGGCGACGCGCGACGTTCGAGCGGATGCGGGTGCCGAGCACCTCGGGGAGACTCTGGCCCGTGACGATGCCGAGCTTCGCCGAGAGGTACTGGATCAGCCAGGCCATGACGTTGCCGAGGACCACCACCCACACCAGCAGGTACCCGTACCGCGCGCCGGCGGTCATGTTGCTCGCGACGTTGCCCGGGTCGAGATAGGCGACCCCCGCGACGAGCGCCGGTCCGAGCAGCCACGCCAATCGCGACCCACGACGCCGGGGCGTGGGGAGCGCGGCGGCGGTACGGAGAGCAGATTTCGGCATGCCGAAAAATGTACCAGGAGTTTTCGGTCGACCGAAAAAAGCGTTGAGGTGGTGCCCGCGTAGCCTGGGAACATGACTGACCCGGCCCCCGTCCCCGCCGCGCCGGACGGCCCGTCGGCGGACGGTGACGCCGAGCCGCAGCTGCCCGTCGGCGTGGGCCCCTGGCCCGGCGGTGAGGCCGAGTGGCCCGACAACCCCCGCTACGACCGCGAGCTGCTGGCCGGCGGTGACCGGCGCAACGTCGTCGACCGGTACCGCTACTGGACGATGGCGGCGATCGTCGCCGATCTCGACGAGAAGCGGCATCCGTTCCACGTCGCCATCGAGAACTGGCAGCACGACATGAACATCGGATCGATCGTCCGCAGCGCCAACGCCTTCGGCGCGGCCGAGGTGCACATCATCGGCAAGCGCCGGTGGAACCGCCGCGGCGCGATGGTCACCGACCGCTACCAGCACGTGCGCCACCACGAGGACGTCGCCGCCTTCACCGCATGGGCGGATGCCGAACGCCTGCCCGTCCTCGCCATCGACAACGTCGACGGATCGGTGCCCGTGGACCGCGCCGACCTCCCCGAACGCTGCGTCCTGCTGTTCGGCCAGGAAGGTCCCGGGCTGTCGG contains:
- a CDS encoding SDR family NAD(P)-dependent oxidoreductase, which translates into the protein MARDVWDPRHLPDLSGRRYLVTGSNAGLGFFSCLQLAGAGAHVIMSGRNPTRLSRARAAIVAQVPDADLETLALDTSNLGSVRAAAATVRGRVGLNGVLLNAGIVHPPKTRQVTLDGHELVIATNALGHYALAGALLPALAAARGRMVWLGSVSTTLFPWDPTDPELVHGYTPWRAYVQSKVATSALGFEADRRLRAASVPVDSIVAHPGYSLGGRTRRIAGVSAPTRRKRLFSSLQAPISQSKERGAWSPVRALVDPDAEGGQYWGPSGFITGAPEQVTPSKVTVDPDVGARVWHYAEHATRTEWPYLKARKVRLR
- the rraA gene encoding ribonuclease E activity regulator RraA, translated to MTIATADLYDERGDDLDSVSTQFLDLGGREAFDGPVRTIRCHRDNGLVKQILATAGEGAVLVVDGGGSLASALMGDLIAASAVRCGWAGVIIVGAVRDRAALAELPLGIKALGSNPRKSAKDGVGEVDVPIRIGDVTVHPGRHLWADRDGILVER
- a CDS encoding metal-dependent transcriptional regulator, which translates into the protein MPASPSTIDDYLKTIYHHTEWQTQPVTPSILASELGLAPSSVTEMVKKLAAQGLVSHRPYGPISLTDAGTLRATSVIRRHRLIETWLVREFGYAWDEVHDEAEVLEHTISDRLLAGIDARLGHPRFDPHGDAIPAPDGTVEREPFVLLAEAALGHTGRVLRVSDRDPSLLRALEEAGIDVGHTVTATGRDAVQVDGGPTIELPAAAASAVWISA
- a CDS encoding ABC transporter ATP-binding protein, producing MLHLSGITKNYGTRRVLDDVTFDVAPGRLTGFVGGNGAGKTTTMRIILGVLARDGGDVTLNGTPVTTADRRRFGYMPEERGLYPKMKVLEHIVYLARLHGFSKPDATARATTLLEELGLGERLGDNVETLSLGNQQRAQIAAALVHDPEVLILDEPFSGLDPLAVDVVANVLQTRAAQGTSVLFSSHQLDVVERLCDDLVIIASGTIRAAGTRDGLRAEHATRRYELVSASDAGWLRTEPGVEVVDFDGGYAVFEADSDQTVQRVLQRAVAAGDVTSFAPRRPTLAQIFTEVIQ
- a CDS encoding zinc-ribbon domain-containing protein, yielding MAEPVRLWWARRQFSRDLAVPYAVGTYRDAWSSYPELIRQYHPELNNGIVLSQVPPAADVLLCWECASGHRFAATPTEQRNRPGRRRRRSAWCPECTALALPPVVVLGEARPVARAAPVRAPDVCEKTPDLPVGEPFASTCAPAPASAAEERLRANLTERLLFTPGVNAVRVARPFFRHREVWPDILLPELRIAVEYDTIGRHGLEHVGRRRTSDLRKDALLRAAGWEVVRLRTGPLEPLGPHDLQVGGISGRALDRLIDALRGIRGDLIVNAYLR
- a CDS encoding NADPH-dependent FMN reductase, translated to MTDRTIGYIVGSISSTSINRKLAKALERLAPEGTTLVEIPIKDLPFYSVDHDGAFPQVAVDFKQAIADVDGVIIVTPEYSRSIPGVLKNALDWAARPYGQGSFDGKPTAVIGTSGSGIGTAAAQQHLKAVLSHFNAPTLGQPEGYVQSTPGLFSEDGEVSNDETAGFLVGYLEAFNALVDRYAKVSASL
- a CDS encoding exodeoxyribonuclease III; its protein translation is MRLATWNVNSIRARVVRTVDFAVRENIDVLAMQEIKCKPEQFPYEAFEEAGYHVEAHGLNQWNGVAIASRSPITEVEHAFPDMPGFLKGHEGPDAPQEARALGATIDGVKVWSLYVPNGRGLDDPHFTYKLHWLEALRAYTQRTLAAQPDLPLALVGDFNIAPTDADNGDPTVVEGVTTHVSPEERAAFQALLDAGLTDTVRPLVPTGYTYWDYKQLRFPRNEGLRIDFILGSSALADAVVAAEIHRNERKGEIPSDHVPVVVDLELDGDADDDRPMIF
- a CDS encoding ABC transporter permease, with the protein product MNASVSSPSFGQSVWLVTERELGSKLRAKSFLISTAVMFALVLAAVLWAGFAAQSDSRTPLAVTPETASAVEGLDGFDVTDAADAEEARELVRSGDVDAAIVPGGADPLGFTVVFEDAPSTTLLQALSIAPEVEILEPEGTDGFLRYIIAIAFGGVFFAAAFTFGTTIATSVVEEKQTRVVELLISAIPTRALLAGKVLGNTILAMGQIVGIAAIATVGLTVTGQEFLLAGLGGPIAWFAVFFLFGFVLLAALFAAAGAMVSRQEDIGATITPLTYLVMAPYFLVIFFNDNPVVLTIMSYVPFSAPVGMPVRIFVGEAQWWEPLLALVVMLVTCVAAILVGAKIYENSLLRMGARVKLAEALKR
- a CDS encoding sensor histidine kinase gives rise to the protein MSVMSLRRQVTPEESRHDAWLAAGMLVAGILSTALGSVSGIYGGDHPDLWWGFVYAAALTLPLAFRRRWPSIVLIAVATSYFVGVSLLIPEVYVGNVALFIAMYTVGAWVSDRRRAALVRVLVIIAMLVWLLVSMFQSAASDSSLSQEGPFSPFAAFAMLQFLINIAFFGGAYLFGERAYASAVEHAALEERTAELERERELTAAQAVALDRVRIARELHDVVAHHVSAMGVQAGAARTVLDRDPDAAKTALAGVEGSARGALTELRHLLETLRTPDAEAPGGSTLRLSALPDLVAHANANGLPTTLSVVGEPVSSSELVQVNLYRIAQEALTNARRHGGPGATADLRVRYDGDGIELEVSNTGRAPLSGRAGLGLVGMRERAAASGGTLEARARDRGGFLVRARVPVGAPQQGGDTGADAAVMAAAASVDGGGGGDA
- a CDS encoding response regulator translates to MIRVLLVDDHAVMRAGFRMILEAAGDIEVVGEAGDGVAAIAAASTLHPDVICMDVQMPDMDGLEATRRIVADEAITAAVVIVTTFDRDDYLFQALAAGASGFLLKNAGPEELTHAVRVAHDGDALLAPAVTRRVIERFASAPAPTTDPAPAASLPRTAETAPAPAVELTDRETEVLRLLAQAMSNGEIAQTLFIGEATVKTHVSNVLQKLGARDRVAAVVYAHRHGLT
- the pyrE gene encoding orotate phosphoribosyltransferase, with the translated sequence MTVASTPALEADRQSLISLIQEEAVFHGDFTLSSGKKASYYVDMRKLTLDHRAAPAIGRIMLDLIRDVDGIVAVGGLTLGADPIANAVMHESVRTDAPLDAFVVRKEPKDHGRGRQVEGADVAGKRVVVVEDTSTTGQSALKAVEALRREGAEPVAVAVIVDRKTGAQAAVEAEGLTWLAAIDLDDLGLQPQ
- a CDS encoding Nramp family divalent metal transporter; the encoded protein is MPKSALRTAAALPTPRRRGSRLAWLLGPALVAGVAYLDPGNVASNMTAGARYGYLLVWVVVLGNVMAWLIQYLSAKLGIVTGQSLPEVLGTRIRSNVARRLYWVQAELVAMATDVAEIIGGAVALWLLFGVPLVWGGLITGAVSIVLLMIQSRRGARSFEFVIIGLMAIIVIGFSYGVFIGPPEATGVASGLLPRFEGADSVLLAASILGATIMPHAIYAHSALARDRFRPADAAPARPAAAQAEAAQPERLATTRLLRATRWDVTIALAIAGTVNLGILLLAAANLAGIPGTDSLEGAYAALQSGIGPVVATLFAVGLLASGLASSAVGAYAGAEIMQGLLRVRLPLLARRLVTLVPALVILAVGVDPTLALVLSQVVLSFGIPFALVPLVVLTARRDVVGAHRNRVFTTVAGAAASVFLIALNCALLWLTFTGG